In Coffea arabica cultivar ET-39 chromosome 9e, Coffea Arabica ET-39 HiFi, whole genome shotgun sequence, the genomic window AATCGTCAGAGATTTAAGAAGTCGTCCAAGATGAGAAAGAACGAAACCAATTCTTCGATATTGACATCCCCTCCGCCGTCGCCTTTGTCTTCTCCACCTCCGGAGCTTTCTTCTTCGTCATCGTCTTCATCTTCGCCTCTGCCTTCGACCCTTTTGAGTACTACGGTGGAGGAAACTCGTGGAGAATCCGTCAATGAGCTTAAAAAGGAGGATGAGAATTTCAAAGGGGTTTTACTGGCGGTTTTGAGGATGTCTTTTGTGGTGGTTTTGGCGTTGGGGACTAAGAAATTCGCTTTGGGGCTAACTATGTCGGCATTCTTCTTGTTCTTTGTAGAGTATGTGGGGATTCATGTTTATAGATTGTTTATTCCCTGTTCTGAGGCAAAGAAGAGGCTGAGATTGATGGTTTTGAAATTTCTCAGAATTGGGAAGGAAAAGGGAGAGAATAAAGGGTTTAAGGTGTCTCTGGACCAAGAGGGGCAACAGGAGATATATAAGTCAGGTGGTTCTGATTTCCAGGATCAGAGATCGATTGATCCAGTTGGCAAAGTTGAGATTATTCAGCCGATGAGATTCTTGGAGCCCTTTCTTGAAGATATACAATCTCAGGAGCAGAAATCTGATGAATTCAGTTGTGATGGAAAGTTGGATCTTCAAGGATCAGACTCGGAGGTGGTGGTTTTGGAGAATAAAGAGGAGCACAGCTGTGAggttaagaaaagaaaatcacgCAGAGCCAAGATGAAAACCAAGATGAAGCACatcttttcaagaaaatcaagaagggcgaagaaagaagaaggaaaattgGAAGGTGAAATAAGTCCAATTGGAGAGGAAAATGTGATGACATCTGAAGAACAAGACAGCGAATATGGGAATGGAGGAGAGCTAAAATCTAGCAGCGATATATCATCCATTTCAATTGGAAGCTGTGAAGGGGAAGAGGCATTGAATATCATCTCCAGTTCCGGTGTACTGCTGGAGGAGGGGGATGTCGATGGAGTTGTTAGCAGGGAAGGGGAGGAAATCTTGAACAAGGGGAATTCTGGGTATTTGATGCTCTGTTTAATTGTTCTCATTGGACTTTTTGGAGGCAAGATATCTGCATTGATGTTCATCTTGTCCTGGTGCTTTCTGAAGAAATCTGGTGGAAAGTTAGTTAGATGCTTAACTTGGCCTGTGATCAGGTTTTTTAACCCAAATGCTTAGTTGGAACATTCGGTGTTCTTGACTGTTAGTGTTGGCGTTTTCATAAATTTTGGCTCATCTTTCATTTGCTCCTAATGGAGTCTTCTTGTGAAGCTCTGTTTTTGTTCTATGAGGTTACGTTTGACAGAATCTTCAACCTTTGGTTGGTCCTGAACCTGAAGTGTTGTACATTGAACTGTAAATCTGCAACAATCAAATATAATATATGATACTCATTTCTTGAATTACAATGACAAGTCTGCTTTGAGTGATGCTATAAAAGTCGATTTTTCTTGTAATTGCCCGAACGTTTAAGGGTTCTTATTGATCAGGCTAATGCCCTACATCTTGTGTCTTATCTTTGATAACCTGCACAGAATTGGGTTGGGTAAGATGGCATTTTGTAGGTCCAGAATTTAGTGTGGCGGCTTTCTGCTCTCCACCTGCATTCTagtgtttctgcataaaagaataaagaatgacAAGCATCTGAAGATGAGATGCTGCAGGGATGTTTCCTCAGTGTTATTATATGTTTTTGTCCGAGATCAAGGTTCATTGGTGCATTATAAGGTTGAAAGGCTTCTCCATTACACTCGTAACTCATTGGTGGATTCTCTTCTTTGTCAAAAAATATTACTCTTTTCTTCCTTGAGTTGCCATCCTTGTCTGATATGTTTCAATTATATCATTGTTCTGCCAAGAACGCTAAAGGATATGTGTATCTGATACTCAACTATTCATGCCCTCTTGTTAGCTTTTCTTATGTGCTCAATTCAGGtggcatttcttttattctattGCATACTACAAATGGGCTGTGATTTTGGGAACTTTTTATGTGTACTAATGAGTGATTAACGTAAAATTACCAATTTTGGATGACATTTTTCATATCGTGTCGTCCTAGCTCCTTTATTGTTTGTTGGTTTTGCTTGTACGGCTAggattaaaggaaaaaaagaagaagagagaaataGTTTGTTTGTGTTGAATCTTGTTCCGAAGATTGTGCGCAATTCAGTGGGCTCTGGAGTTTCTTTATCATGGTTGGTAGGACATTTCAGATGGCTGATTCCAGGGCAGTGGCCTTTATTGACTTCCTAGCCCTGTAAATGATAAgataattttactattttagAGACCTCCTTTGAGGTTTTTGATAGTTTCAAAGTTCACCCTTGAGGTTTTAGAATATTAATGACCGCCTTTGAAACTAATTCTCTTGTAATAAATTAATCAATTAGAAAAATTCCTTTGATGTTGTACCTACCGGTTGCTAAAATTCCTTTGCTTTTCCTGGCTTAAACAAGAAAAATGCCATGCTTGGAGATTGAGACTGGTTATGGTTATCTGCCATTCGTTGAAAATAATCACAAATTCGTAGACTACAATGAAtcttgaaaaaatgaatataaCCCAATTGGAAGTCTGTTTTAAGCCATTAAATATGGTTCTACAATTAGATTTACAAAAGTTTCGTCACAAACCACTGGTGAAACAATTCTGCCTCACAAACCACTGGTAGAATCttcttttttctagaaaatCTTTGAATTCCTTCTAATTGGTCATTGGttacaaaacaaaacagaaTAACTTAGTTTGAAGTTAGATACAAAGATTGGTTCGATGTACAATTATACGTCTCAATTTATGGTTTGAAGGAAATTGAGGCAAATGTTGTTAGGTAAAAAGGTAGGAATTGCGTGATTGGAGTAAGGTGCATGAAGAAGTTCTAGAAGAATTGAAAACTTTGAAGATAGTGTGGTGGTGAGAGAAGGGGAGGAGAGGGAAGTACAAGGATGGAAGGGAAGGGAGAATGAGTGACTGAAAAATATAATTGGAGAGTATCAAGAAGAGCGAAAAGTTAACCAAGTTAATCAACGGCTTTTAGGCTATTGGCCACCACTAAGTTCTTAAGATTTGGTGGGATGCGAGATCAAGGGTTTAAACCTTACTCCCCACTAATTGTCATAATATGTAGCCTCTTTAAAAAAATCTCTAGTAacgatgacaaaaaaaaaaaaaatgaaaagttgaaAGAGTCTAGAGACGAAAAGTAGGAAACCGTGTGAATTGGGAAAGGAAGAGAGGATAAGAAGGGAGATAAGTATCACCGGATGAGAAAGTAGCCCATCCGCTTAAAAATTGATGTGTGGCTAATAATGGTCCGTCATTTTCCTTATGGGCTATTTGGATATCTTTTGAAAACAAGATAGAGTAATTTTACCATCATATTTACATAGGCCTCCATCTACATTGCTATTAAtggctttctttttatttttatgtttaggAAAAACTTTCATatcctttttatttcttttttcagaaTCTATACATATTTCAAAGAAACTATAACATCGTAAGATAAAGGTATAACAATTAGTGTTTCAAATATGAATTTTGATATGTTAATTATATTTCATGACTTAATTGTGTCATAATCACTTCAGAGTATCATATACTAAAAATTTAAGAActgtatttatttttcttttagcaaATTTGGAAGGTTTCGTTTGGTGCTATAATGATGGATAGTTTTAGCTTTGGTCGAAAAAGGGGAAGAATAATTATGGATTGGATATTGAACTTAAGCAAGAATTGCAAAGATACTATTAGATTATGGGGTGGACAAGTACGTTTCCTATATGAAACtgttaaatatttatatacgcATGTTTATAAATGCCCAAGAGGCCTTGGTCCAATTGTTAAGGTAGAGACTTTAGGGTTAGAATTCTTGGGTTCAAAAAAATAATCTaatttaatatttcaaatattcaTGTTATTCTTGACTTCTTAATTTCTaatgaattaaaaaattatCTAAACAAATTTACATTAGGTAGTTTTTATAGAAGGTTTCAATAAATTACTAGAGATTTTGCTTTGTATCTtgatttcaagaaattcaatcAAGTGCGTCCTATGTTAAAACACAAGAATGAAGCAATGAAGCAAGTttgaatattttcaaaaatatatatGCAAGGGTCCTGAAAAGAGTCATAGCTACAATTGTTGAAAACAATGTTGAAAATTAAATGTCAGAGAAAAATATGCCTACATCTTTCAAGCGTAATTACAAATTTAGATaagaattaatatttatatagttGTACAAAAATTTCATGCACTCTTAGTTTAAATTGCATTCATTGTAAggattttagataatttttaattaactattatatatttatttttaattttaattattttttaaatttggttATAAAGTCAGTTAGGAATTAGACCAAAGTAcgatgaactcaagaattcaagaagcaaAGCATCCCAGATTGAAGTTTGGGGAGCTAAATGAAAACTCGCATAAAGTTTCACAGTGCAAATTAAAACTTGCCTGTACATGTCTACAGAGAAAATTTCAATATCATTTGCCTAAATATGAATTTAAAGTGCATTAGACGATCTTAAAATTTCTGTAAAGCCTAATTCTCTTCAAAAGTTGAGGGTAATTTGACACTTCAAGAGTTGAGAGCAATTTGAGGTGTTGTAAGGAGTTTCAGCCTCTAGCATGAAGGGAAATTAATTTCGCTGATAGACATCTCCCTTCTATATGCCCTTGTATGTATGGTTCTCCTTATATCCCGTTAGCACAAATTATGTATGGCATCCTCAGTTTTATTGTAGGCATACTAACTCAGTAAAAGGATTTTGCATCACTAGTTCAAATTTTCCCCTTTTCCACTCCGCCCCTTACCTCGGAGGCTAAATATACCAAGAACTTCATATCCCCAATTTGGTTTATTTTCACTCGAGCGAAAAGAAAGAGGGTTTCAATTCTTAattgcttcaagagaatctagCATTGTCCTGGGTAAGTTATCCTCATGTATACATTTATTTACAGGAAAATGTTTCATGTTCTTGAGATGATCGTTCAATATTCTTTCTGTTTCCATTTTTCAAGATATGAAACTTTTCACTCTAAATTTCATATGTATTCAAAATTCTTCCTCAAGTAATCAGCCCCAGAAAGGATTAATCCGATTCAAATTCATAAAGTTTATTTTCCTAAAATTCCTTGCATGTTATAAATCATTTGATTTTGCATGAACTGTTTTATGGTTAATTATCATTGTATGAGACATTCTATGCGATCCTCGAGGAGCAAATTCCAATCAAACTTATAGTTTTCCAACATTAACTGgggggagaaaaagaaaaacaaatgtgTGGATTTTCGATGTTTTAGTTGTCTCCCTTCCTGCATGAAATGGTGACATTTTTATCGCATTATGTAATACAAAACTTACCTATTCAAAAGCCAGTGAATGATGTGAAAAATTCATGCATCATCTTATGTACACAGAAACAGATTTAATGACAAAAATGATATCATACCATGAATTGTTGTCAAGTGGCATCTGCCTTGTGTACATTCCGCATCATAGTaaactcttttctttttaatcccTTTAACTTGCTGTTAGATTATACAAACGAAGAATTATGAATTCAACTTCAGATTGTATGATAATATTTACGTCAAATTAGTGGCCTTATTGCACCTCAATGTTCTCAccaccaaaagaaaaataaatgaataaataacaGAGAAAAGTATTGCTTTACGAGTCCTCCTTTTTCTTCTGTGCTTGATTATGTATTATGCTCGTTTCTTCCCCTGCCTTAATGTGGTCCATAATGATCATGCAAAGCGTCATATGggaattttctttcatttttctcttggCTAAGAGTTTTATTTGTTACTAACTTCGTTTTTAAAGGTGCCAAGATGGTCGCACAAGGCTTCACTGTGGATTTGAACAAGCCACTTGTTTTCCAGGTTAGATTTCGTACGACTTCAGTTTCTAACCATTAAGCTTTGTAGTTGATAATGCATATAATATTACCTGATTTTTTAATAACCAAGTCCAGCTtctgtgtttatttgtttatcaTCCGGTTTCAGTTGTCTCAACTTCAGGTGTTTCTAATTCACAGGTCGGCCATCTTGGAGAAGATTATGAGGAATGGGTACACCAGCCTATTGTTTGCAAAGAAAGCCCCCGATTTTTCGAAAATGATCTTCTAGAGGTATTACTCATCATCTGGCCTATCAATATTTGTGGATTTTAATACGTTTTCGCATTCTTGAAGCATTAGAAGTGTGATACTATGGTGTTTAAACTCAGAAGTTCCACGTTCAAGTATTACTTATTGAATATTGAGTACACAATAATATTCATCTATTGTAAGTcttttacttgcaaaattatGAAGATCATGAACATGCAACTCAAAATTGTGCTCTCCAATGATTCATTTTCAAGTCATCAACCAGGTCAAGGTTGATTTTATGAAAAGTAATATTTCACAGGCTTATTAAACATGAAAGTTGGAAATGAATTCTAATCCCTTCTGCTCcttgaattgaatttggaacAGTTTTTAACACTTAATACCTGGTGGGTGATTCCTCTTGTGTGGCTTCCTGTTGTATGCTGGTTCGTCAAGTCATCTGTGAATATGGGCATTTCTTCAAATCAGTTAGCTGCAACGATCGCTGCAGGCATCTTTATATGGACATTGCTGGAGTACACTCTGCATCGCTTTCTTTTCCACATTAAAACCAAAACATACTGGTAAGTTATCACTGATTCCTCTTAAAGTTTCTTGCAGGGACACTCTAAGTTAGAATTTCTCAACTCATTTTAAGTATGGATCCTCCGTTACACTTTTAGTGTTACATAATGCTGTAGAGTGATACGTGTCCTCTCATTTAATATTCTCTAACGGTAAGTATAACTTAAATCCATGAAGTACTATAAAGTATAACACCAAAAGTGTAACAAAAGTACTAATAGTCTTATTTTGGCTGTTAAAGTATCCAAAGATGCTGGGAATGAAAAATTGTTGTGACACAGGGGAAATACAATTCACTACCTTCTTCATGGATGCCATCACAAGCACCCAATGGATGGATATCGACTTGTTTTTCCTCCTGCTGCAACTGCAATCTTGCTTGTGCCAGTAAGTACCATTTTCGTTTGTAGACTGTAAAGACTGGTTTCAAACGTGGCATCTGAGCTTTCAACATTAAGAATTTAACAATACAATATGGTCATTTTAGTTTTAAGCAGATCATGACAATCCTTAGAATTAGATAAATTTCAAATTGAATTCCGGCCTTGAATTTATCAGACAAAAGATCAAAACATAATCTGGTAATGGAAATGTATTTGGCTTATGTCTCACTGGTAGTTTAATATCATTGGTAAATTAGCTTCTGCCTCCATGATTTAGATTCAAAATCTCTATACCTTAAACGTCTTTTTTTGGTAGAAATACTTTAACCGCCTTTGCTTTGGGGTTAACTTTTATGCTAAAAACAAACATTCAACAACTAATAAATTAAAGCCAAAttttatttggctattttcTTTAGCAAAATTTTGTTGTACCTATGAAAATTTTCTGAGGTTTTCCTAACTCATTTACCGTTCTTTTGGTTCTATGTAAATTCAGTTCTGGAACCTGATTAAGCTCCTAACACCAACACTGTATGCCCCGGCTCTACTTGGAGGTGGCTTGTTGGGATATGTTATGTATGATTGCACTCATTACTACCTGCACCATGGAAAGCCATTGCAAGGAGTCTCTAGTAAAATGAAGGTAGATAATTACTCAGAGaaaattctctttttcttttttttttcaactgtaAATTACTCAAACAAGCCTAAAGATCATAAAATTtctaagtttttcttttttttttgcgtgaTCACAGAGATACCACATGAACCATCATTTCAGAATTCAGGACAAGGGATTTGGAATCACTTCAACCTTTTGGGATAGGGTTTTTGGAACACTTCCACCCAAATCAGGCAAAAAGCTTAGGTGAAATGATGTAATAATTCTGGAGGAAATAGTTGATATATACATGCATGTATGTATTCTCAGGTGCTGGAGTTTCTTGAATGGATCCTAGACCTAGCTTTGACATGGAATGCATGCCTAGGCTATTATGTTGGAGCAAATACTAGGCTTCTTGTAGTGGTATATTCTACTTATTTTGTCTGATTTTAACCTTTGCGTAAATAATAGTAGAACTATAGTATTAAAGAGAGAATTTAGAGTGTACAACAAATCTCAAGAAAGTTTGTTCATCCCAATTTTACTTCTAGAAATAGTTTAAGGTTGTCTAGGGGTACTTTATAAAATCCTCTAACTGTAGAACCATCAAATTACATGTCTTGCAATGTGACCACAGGAATCTGCTCCATCAACAACCAGCAAAACATCTTGGACGATGTACTGTTTTGCATATAAATTTAtccatttttcaccaatttggGAAGCATAATTTTTTCGAACCATTGCAGCTGTTAaaacctttatttttttttttgtctatttgtatttttctcttctttcataGACAATTTGGAGATAGTTCTAGGGTCTATTGACATTGAATTGAGATCAAACAGTGCTACATTGTTAAATACACCATTAATCCCTAAAACTTTTTGCTAGCGCCAATTTGGTTCCAAGCTTTTTGGCTGGTGCAATATATCAAATgttgtttgttgaggggcaatttTGCAATGAAAATGTCGTCAGGTCCAtttggaaaataaataaaaaaaaaaagaagagaaagtaaGGAAAATGACACCAAAATATATAGTTGAGAGAACAAAAATTCAGGTCATTTATCTTCGTCGTCTCctatcttgttctttttctttttattgtttttacaTAActcctagtttttttttttcctgaaatgACATAAGATTTTATTTATGACTAAAGAAGGATACACTTTTTGAGCAAGGGCTCAtattgagctatacaaaagtgCACTAAAATATTGAGGATCTAAGAATTCCTCATCAAGAACTATGTTTTGAGCTGGTTTGCTTAACATATTACTTAGCCTATTCTATTCAAAGCCAGGACGGTCAAATGAGCATTTCCTAAACAATGGGCTAAAGGCTTTGATGTCTTCCATGTGTGCAGAAATTCTAATGTCACTTGAGGATGCCTTTTTGATTAAGCTTAGGACTTGGGTGCGTGATGTATGAACTTTGATAAACTCCGACCCTTGTTCCTTCGCCTTACTTAAGGCCAGTTTAATGGCCTACAGGTGGTCTAGGACCTTCAAGCCAGTACTTCTTTCCCTCAATTCCCATGCTGCTTGCAACTGGTTCAGGTTGTTTGCAGCAGATATCCATATCCCCATGTTTTGCCCTTTCTTGTGTTGTCCTACTTCCACACCTATTTTCAGCATATTTTCTTCTTGTACAAGCCTTTGTTCTTGTTCTACAGCTGCCTCTGTTTCTGAAATGCTTACCTGTGCCAGTGTATGTTGAGTTTGATAGTATTCCTCCCAATCATTTACTGCCTTTTGGATTACTTCCATTGGGTGCCTCGCTTTGTCTTTAAACTCCCTGTCGTTTCTAACCTTCCAAATCTGCGACAGTATGTCAACTGTCAGAGCTATATGTTCCATGCCATCTTTTCTGTTCCTAGCTCCCATCAGCTTTGTCCACCAAATCCTGAAATTTCCTGTGTGCTCAGATAGACCACCCCATTGAAGGGGGGCCATCTTCCAAATATTTCCCACCTTTCTACATTGAAAGAAGAGATGTTCCAATGTCTCAGCATCCTTCCCACAGTTTTGGCAAATCAGTTCACCTTTTCTAGTCATTTTGAATATAGTTTCTCTAACTGATAAGACATGATTTAGACATTTCCAGATGAACAATTTCTGTTTCtgcttgattttcattttccataGCTGTTTCCGagctctttttttctctcttgcaaAACTTGTCTCACCCTCACTGTTGGGTCTTTTTTCCTTCTATCTCTCATCTTTGGTCATTGTTTCATATGCTAATCTAACAGTATACCCTGTGATACTGTGGCTCCAAAAGTAGCTGTCTTTAGGATTTTTCTACACTTATTTGGGCTAAACGTCCTGAAAATTAGCTGTTCTGTTCCATCTGAAATATGAGATCAATTCATGTTAAGCTTGCATCCTTGAGACTTAGGAGAACTTAACTTCCCTTCTTGCAATCCTATATCCATGTATCTTTCCAGATTCTTGTACTTCTTccatttccaattttctttctagCTCCCATGTTTAACTCTTCTCTAGCTCCCATTAAGTTTTGCCATATCCAAGATGAATTCCTCTTTACTATATAGCTCAGAGGTGATTCTTTTGGATAATAGTACTTTGCTTTCAAAACTTTACTGACTAGCAGATTTGGACAAGTTAGGAGTCTCCATACTTGTTTTCCTAGCAATGCTTTATTAAATCTTTTGAGATCCCTAAATCCTATCCCACCATCATCCTTCACAGTTGTTAATTTTTTTCCCAAGCACCAATGAATTTTCCAATTCGATTTTCTTCTCCTCACCAGAATTTTGCCATCATTACATTTATCTCTCTGCAAAGTTTCACGGGAAGTTTGAAACATGACATTGCATATGTAGGTATTGCCATAGTGTTTGCGTTTAGGAGAATCTCTTTCCCTGCTAGTTGGAATGTGCTTTTTTGTGCGTTGTGTGAGAATACCTCTAGTTACAATGCATTCCACTTGGAATgtgcttttgctttttatttatttatttatttagtttggtATCTAGGGAATGCATCTAGTTTCAAGATAGCTTATGAGCAATTATCCACTTCTTCATCTCTAAAAATAAATCCAAGCTAGAATTAGATcgaaaaccatttaaaaagggaTAAGCTAAATTCATATTCTCTGTCCCAAATTTATACTTCGTACAATTTTTAATACTAATAATTTAATACTATAAGTTCCAAAAGCTAATTTACAAATCATCGATTCATCAGGAGTATAGGTTTAGAATAAAGGGTGTATAGGTTTAGCCATTTCCTTGTgcgataatttcaaaaacctcccctaagATTTCACGAAATATCATTTAACTCACTTgagatttttaaaatctcacttagcacCCCTTGAATTGACATTTTGATAACATTATCAGCCCTTctaaccaaaagtaatattGGAAAATTCATGTTAGAGAAGAGAGACTATTTTAGTGCCCTTGATACCCTTAAACtatcaaaaaaaatgaacattttACAAATCAAGGCAAAAAAGTATATgtagtcttctttttttttggttttttattCCACGCTTTTGCTTTGCtttcacaaaaacaaaaaaaaattatgtccaACGTTTTTACCTTTTGAAACATGGCCAATTTATTCAAGTTATTAAGCACACATGGAAATCTTATTTCTTCATCAGAGTATGACCCTGAAATCAACATGATACTCTACGGGTAGTAATTGAGGGTTTTGTGCATCAATTATTTTCCCTAATGAAAAGaagtaaacaaataaacaagaatgCAAAGTGAACCTAcactataaataaataaataaaagtgaaTCCATACCAAGATGTTGCCACTCTCCTTGGTCGGACCAATTAATAATATTAGTTGATGTACCCAATTCAATCAAGTGCATGGCAAGATGTTCACAAGCTGGAACTGTTGCCTTGGATTCCATTagagtgtatttttttttgtaatccgGAATGTATTCCGACTCGAATACTTAGGATCCGAGCCGGCAAACCAAGTCGGAGGAATGCGCCACGATCCCGCGCATCAGAGTGTATCTTTGTGAAGACAGGTAGGGAGTGCCTTCAAAATTGTACGTAATTTCATGTCGACCGCAGCCACTCCAATATAATCATGAACCATCTTCTGTATCAAGCATGTGGATCAATAATTAGAAATATTTAGTTCTATTTGCTTCATGAAGAAAGTCAGCCATGTAGATCTTGATTTATAAATATCTATAAATACCTGAGCTTGGCCGTCTGGCCCAAAAAATAACCGAaagtcttttattttattttatgctgctctcttttgttttttatttttatttggccAAACTAACCTATGGTTCAAATTTGGAGACTTTAAAAATTCTTATTGGCTCTTAGGATGGGTATACTTCACTTCACACAATTGAAAACTTTCGTAGATGTAATGTAATATTACATCTCTACAATCAGCTATCCTAAATC contains:
- the LOC113709873 gene encoding uncharacterized protein gives rise to the protein MPFPWKKVKNTKISQLVTDHLDSQRRLGGPPLVVETGFPTSLVDIVVRNRQRFKKSSKMRKNETNSSILTSPPPSPLSSPPPELSSSSSSSSSPLPSTLLSTTVEETRGESVNELKKEDENFKGVLLAVLRMSFVVVLALGTKKFALGLTMSAFFLFFVEYVGIHVYRLFIPCSEAKKRLRLMVLKFLRIGKEKGENKGFKVSLDQEGQQEIYKSGGSDFQDQRSIDPVGKVEIIQPMRFLEPFLEDIQSQEQKSDEFSCDGKLDLQGSDSEVVVLENKEEHSCEVKKRKSRRAKMKTKMKHIFSRKSRRAKKEEGKLEGEISPIGEENVMTSEEQDSEYGNGGELKSSSDISSISIGSCEGEEALNIISSSGVLLEEGDVDGVVSREGEEILNKGNSGYLMLCLIVLIGLFGGKISALMFILSWCFLKKSGGKLVRCLTWPVIRFFNPNA
- the LOC113709463 gene encoding dihydroceramide fatty acyl 2-hydroxylase FAH1-like, which gives rise to MVAQGFTVDLNKPLVFQVGHLGEDYEEWVHQPIVCKESPRFFENDLLEFLTLNTWWVIPLVWLPVVCWFVKSSVNMGISSNQLAATIAAGIFIWTLLEYTLHRFLFHIKTKTYWGNTIHYLLHGCHHKHPMDGYRLVFPPAATAILLVPFWNLIKLLTPTLYAPALLGGGLLGYVMYDCTHYYLHHGKPLQGVSSKMKRYHMNHHFRIQDKGFGITSTFWDRVFGTLPPKSGKKLR